DNA from Sphingomonas sp. SUN039:
CGGCGGGCTTTCTCACCGGGGTTCCGGCCCCTGCCGGGGCAGGGCTTGCTTTCCTGCCGCTCTATCTGTGGATCGTGACCGGAGAGGACTGGTTCCGCGCGCCCGTCGTCGTTGCGCCTTGGGTCGCCTTTGTTGCGGTACTCATGATTTCCAACGTCGCGACGTTCAGCTGGGGATCGATCCGGCTACGGCGCAACATCCGACTGGAGGCGATCCTGCTGCTCGCGCTCATCGGGACGGCCTTGTTCGCCGAACCTCTATGGACCCTGATCGGCGTGTCGGTCGCCTATGTGGCGCTCATACCGTTCAGCATGCGCAGCTATGCCAAAGTCAGGCGGCGGCGCGCAGAGGCAGAGACTGAAACGACGATGGACGGCGCGCCGTCGTCCTGACGGTTACCCGCACGCGCGTCACCGGCGGAACAAGCGCCGCCGCAGAGATCGAACGACCCGCAAGCGCGGCAACCATGGCATCGGCATGGTCGCGCAACGTGACCGCAATCACGGCCAGCGCACCGGCAAGCAGTGCCATCACGCCCAGCATCGATACGAGATAGATCATCGTCTTCACTCCCTGACCGGTTCGAACATTTACTGATTCGCTTTGTTCCCGAATCGGCAATGTTCATGTTTTGTTCGTATCTTTCACCCTTGTCAAGCGCGATAGCGACCGTTAAGCGCGCCGCCATTCCACATGGGGAGCACCATACCGGTGCCGGACTTTGCGTCTGGTTCCGTTCCCCAGAGGTTCAACCGGGTAAGGAGAATTGGCTATGGCGGCACCTGTCGTCACGATGCATCAGCTGTTGGAAGCTGGCGCGCACTTCGGTCACCAGACGCATCGCTGGAATCCGAAGATGAAACCCTATATTTTTGGCGACCGTAACGGCGTCCACATCCTCGACCTGTCGCAGACCGTGCCGCTGTTCGCGCGCGCGCTCGATTTTGTCGCGGCGACGGCGGCGGGCGGCGGCAAGGTGCTGTTCGTCGGCACCAAGCGCCAGGCGCAGGATCCGATCCGCGACGCGGCGCGTGCCTCGAACCAGCATTTCGTCAACCACCGCTGGCTGGGCGGCATGCTCACCAACTGGAAGACGATCTCGAACTCGATCAAGAAGTTCAAGGCGATGGAAGAGCAGCTTGCCGGTGACACGGCGGGCCTTACCAAGAAGGAAGTCCTTCAGCTGACGCGCGAACGCGACAAGTTCGAGCTGTCGCTGGGCGGCATCCGCGACATGGGCGGCATTCCCGACGTGATGATCGTGATCGACGCCAACAAGGAAGAGCTGGCGATCAAGGAAGCGAATGTGCTGGGTATCCCGGTCGTTG
Protein-coding regions in this window:
- the rpsB gene encoding 30S ribosomal protein S2 is translated as MAAPVVTMHQLLEAGAHFGHQTHRWNPKMKPYIFGDRNGVHILDLSQTVPLFARALDFVAATAAGGGKVLFVGTKRQAQDPIRDAARASNQHFVNHRWLGGMLTNWKTISNSIKKFKAMEEQLAGDTAGLTKKEVLQLTRERDKFELSLGGIRDMGGIPDVMIVIDANKEELAIKEANVLGIPVVAILDSNVSPDGIAFPVPANDDASRAIRLYCEALATAATRHGAQAAQAKGQDFGAMVEPPVEPALVEAVAEAAPVAVEAAPAVVEAPAEVAAVEAPVAEAPAGEATGEEAAA